The window CGACGGCCGCCGGACGGACATCCCCGGCTGAGCAGTACGCCCGCGCACCGCGGAGGGCAGAACGGGAAGCCGGTCAGAGCGGCGCCACGGTGATCGCCTCGCCCGCGGCCCGGGAGACGCACGGCATCACGAAGGATTCCCGTTCCTGCGCTGTCAGCACCAGGTCGCGGTGCTCGGCCTGGCCGGCGACCAGACGCAGCCGGCAGGTGCCGCAGGTGCCCGACCCGCAGGAGCTGGGGGTGCGTACTCCGCTGCGCCGCAAGGCATCCAGCGCCGTCTCGCCGGCGGCCACGCCGATCGGCTCGCCGGTGGGTTCCCAGGTCAGAGTGAACGGGGCGCTCGTGCCGCCGAGGGCGTCGACCCCGGCGAAGTCCTCGAAATGGATGTGGGAGGGCCGCCAGTGCATGGTGAGCGCCCGCACCTCGTCCATCAGGGCCGTGGACCCGCAGCAGTAGACGTGGGTCTGGTCGTCGGGTTCGGCCAGCCACGGCCACAGGTCGGCGCGGCCGGAGACGGCGCTGTGATGGAGCACCACCACGTCCATCAGGTCCGGATGAGCGAGTTCCTCGGCGTAGGCGGTCTCCTCGCGGGTGCGGGTCAGGTACACCAGCCGCACCCGGGCCCGCGCCTGCTCGAGGAGGTGATGCAGCATCGAGCGGATCGGGGTGATGCCGATGCCACCGGCCACGAGCAGGTAGCGCGGTGCCTCGACCAGATCGAAGGTACTGGTGGCAGCGGAAACAGTGAGCAGGGAACCGATCTCGGTGTCGTCGACCACACTCACCGAGCCACCTCGTCCGTCCGGCTGCCGGTGCACCGCGATCACGTAACGGTCGGTCTCGGACGCCGGGTTGGTGATGCTGTAGCTACGGCGCTGACCCGCCGGGGTCTCCAGCGACACGTGCGCACCGGGTGGGTGCGGCGGTAGAGCGCTGCCGGCCGGGTCACGCAGTTCGATCTCGCAGATGGACGATGTCAGCATCCTTTTCGCGCTCACCCGGAGCCTTCGGTCGCTCACCAGACCACCTCGTCCTCAATTTTGACCGCTCCACCGTCGATGACCTCGCCGTAGACGCCGATCTCGTCGGTGCCGATGTGCTGCACCAGCAGGCGCGGCAGCGGGATGTCACGACGGGCGTCGGCCGGGTTCACCTCGGTCGCCGCGCACCGGTGCGTGGTGCGCACGCCGTGCAGCCGGGCCTGGCCGATCGTGATGTCGCTGCCGACCAGACCCAGTTCGCTCCAGGCGGGCAGGCCGTCGACATAGATGTTGGCCCGCAGGCGTAACGGGTCGATCGACAGGCCGGTGCGCTGCTCCAGGTCGCGCACGGAGGCGAGGTTGATGATGGAGACCGCGTTCATCAGGGCGTCCGACACCACCGAGACGTCGGTGAACCGGCGGCCGTCCTCGCGGGCCAGCACCGGCAGCACCCCCGCCGGCAGGTCGAGCACCCGGGCGAAGAACGCCATGCTCCGCTCGCGGCCCTGCGGCGTGGTCCAGTTCTCCTGGAGGACGACGTGCTCGCGCACGCTCACGGTGAAGTTCTCGCTGTCGGCGTCCAGGTGGGTGTTCAGGCCGGCGAGCCGTTCCTCCTTCACCAGCACGAAGAACTGGTGCTTGCTCACCGGGGTGCGCCGTCCGGGGTGGTAGTCGCCTCCCGGACGGGCCAGCGCCCAGATCCGGTCGGCCGGGAAACCGGCCCCCGGCGTCAGCTCCACCTCGGACAACGGCTGCGCCGAAAGCCCTTTGACCGGATAGTGCCACAGCGAGACGACCCGCCCCACCGACGTCCCGGGTCCGTCGCGTTTGATGCCCACGCCGGGCCACTATTCCAGAAGGTTCCTCAGCCCGCGGCGATCGGTGGCCGATTGGTCGAGGCGAACAGGGCATCCAGCACCTCGGGCCGACCGGAGAACCCGAACAGCGGCCCCTGGGCGGAATCACAGCCCAGGGCGCGCAGAACGTCGGCCTGAGCCGGGCGTTCCACACCTTCGGCGATGACCAGGTGCCCGAGAGCGTGACCCATGCCCACCGCCGCGCCGGCGATGGCGGCCCCGGCCTCGTGCCGGTCGACGGTGGCCGTCATCGACTCGTCCAGTTTCAGCACCTGCACCGGCACGGTCCTCAGCCGGGCCAGGGGACAGGTGCCGGAGCCGAAGTGGTCCATCGCCAGCCGCACACCCATCCGGTGCACCCCGGCCAGGTTCTGCGCGACGGCCGGGCTGTCGGCCCCGAACGCCTCCTCGACCAGCTCGATCACCAGCTGGTTGGCCGCCAGCCCGGTCTCCTGCAGCGTTTCGTTCACCAGGTCGACCACGTCGATCGCCTCGAAGGTCTGCACCGACAGGTTCACCGAGATCCGGCCCCGGCCCGGGCGCCAGTGCGCGGCCCGGCGGCATGCCTCCCGCAGCACCCAGGTGTCCAGATCGCCGATCATCCGGTACTCCTCGGCGATCGGCACGAATTCCGCGGCGGTCAGCGACGGGGAACCGGCCGGCTGCCAGTGCACCAGCGCCTCGGCGCCGATGATCTGGTGCCGGTCCAGGCGCATCACCGGCTGGTAGCGCAGGTTCAGCTGACCGGCGGAGATGGCGGTGCGCAGCTGCGAGACGATGCGCATCTTGCGGTCGACGTCGAGCTGCATCTGGGTGTCGAAGACGCTCAGACGGGCCCGCCCGCCCCGTTTCGAGGCGTACATGGCCAGGTCTGCGCGCTGCAGGATGGTGTCGGTACCGGGACCGGGCACCGCGTCCTCCACGGTGTTCAGGGCCACGCCGATGCTCGCGCTGACCACCACCTCGCAGCTCTTGATCGTCAGCGGTCGTTCCAGCTCCACGGCGATCCGCTCGGCCAGTTCCTGCGCCCGGCCGGGGGTGGCGAACGAGCCGGCCACGATGAACTCGTCCCCGCCCAGCCGGGCCACGACATCACCTCGGCGACAGACCGCGCGCAGCCGCTCGGCCGTCAGCACCAGCAGCTCGTCGCCGGCCTCGTGCCCCAGGCTGTCGTTGATCAGCTTGAACCCGTCGAGGTCGATGAACAGCACCGCCACCACCGGGCCGTCCTGATGCTGCGACGCGATCAGCTGCTGCAGCCGTTCCAGCAGGGCGCGACGGTTGGGCAGGCCGGTCAGCTCGTCCATCAGCGCCGTGCGGCTCAGACTGTCGTGCAGGCCGCGCATCTCGGTGGACGACACCTCCAGCGAGCGCTCCAGCAGGTACCGGTCCTTGTCGGCCTGCTCGTACGTGGCCGACACCACCGCCAGCAGCCGGGTCCAGACCTCCGGCGCCGATGGCTGCTGCGGGTCCAGGCTCAGCCGGCGCAGCTGGCGGACCAGGAGCCGGTGCAGCTCGGGTTGCCGGTCCGGATCCTGCTCCGGAGGGGAGGTCATGACGGCAGTTCCTGGAACGTCGTGATGGTGAGGGTCTGGTTCAGCAGCCCGGAGGTCTTCTCCCCGATCGGTGAGATCTCCCCGTAGGAGTAGAAGCCGGCGATCAGCGCGTCGGTCGGCAACCTCGACGCCACCGTCTCCAGCTCGTCCTCCGTGCGCTGGCCCAGCACCGCGCGACGCCCGACGCAACTGATCACCAGGGTCATCACCGGGAGGCCGGGCATCAGCTCGGCCCCCTTGACCGCGTCCCCCGCCCCCTCGACCAGCTCGTCGATGTTCGCGCGCATCAGCCGGGCCACCGAGTTCTGCCGGATGTCACCGGTGAAGGCCATGCTCTGCTGCTGCTCGTCGAACGCCTGGACCGTGCGCACGACCGCGCTCTGGGCACCGTCGGGGGTGCGCACCGAGAGGGGGAACAACAACGTCGCCTCGGGGGTGTCGCCCATCTGCTCGCCGAGATAGTTGCGGTACAGGCCCAGAGCCGGCTGACCGTCGAGCTCGTACAGCACGTTCCCCTCCGAGCGGGTGACCTTCCGCTCCGGCCCCAGGATGCTCCAGCCACCCCCGGCGCCGTGACCGATCCGCAGGTTCGGGCCGCTCAGCCCGACCACACACACCGCGCCCGTGCGGGGACGCCCGTCCACCAGCACCCAGGTCCGGTCGAACCGGTGGCCGTCCCCGGCCAGGCCACCGGTGATCAGGGCCCGCCCCCGGCCCCCCTCGCTCAGGCCCCGGGCCAGCTCGGCGCCGTTGGCGCGCAGGCCGTCGGAGAGCACGATGATCCCCTTCAGCCCGGGATCACCGGCGGCCAGCTCCTCGGCCAGCTCCCGGCCGATCTGGTGCGAGTCGCGGGATGCGCTCATGTCCCGGGTGATCAGCTGCAGGCGGGTGCTCGCGAAGCTGGTGACGGCCACGGTGAGGGTGCCGTCCTCGACCCTCTCCCCCAGGATCTCGCCCGCGGTCGAGCAACCGATCACCACGGAGGTCGGATAGGCCGCCAGCACCTCGGGCAGCGGGCTGCTGTCGGTGGCTTCCAGCACCGCCGCGGCACCGAAGACCATCACCAACGTCGCCGGGCCGTCCCAGGCCGGCAACGGATCCGCGTATCCCGTGCCCGCACGCCACTGACCCGTCCAGGCCCTCACCATGTCCCCTTGCCCTCGGCAAACCTCCTTCAACCATCGGCCGGCCGGCGGGAAAGATGAGGACTGCCGGGGTCAGGCCACCTGCCAGATGTGGTCGTCACTGCTGGAGCAGGTGAACAGCGGGTCGCCCGGTACGTGCAGCAGGCGATGCAGACCGGGGGCGTCGATAGACTCCGCCTGCACCGCCGGCCACCCCCGTTTCGATGGAAGTTGACATGCTGAAGTTCCAGGAAGTCCTGTCCCGGCTCACGGCCTACTGGGCGGAGCAGGGCGCCATGACCGTGCAGCCCTTCAACACGGAGGTCGGCGCCGGTACGGCCAACCCGGCCACCGCCCTGCGGGTCCTGGGACCGGAACCCTGGCGGGTCGCCTACGTCGAGCCCAGCGTGCGCCCCGACGACAGCCGCTACGGCGAGAACCCGAACCGGCTGCAGACGCACACCCAGTTCCAGGTGATCCTCAAGCCCGACCCGGGCAACCCCCAGGAGCTGTACCTGGAGTCCCTGGCGGCCATCGGCATCGACCTGGACGCGCACGACGTGCGGTTCGTCGAGGACAACTGGGCCTCCCCCGCCCTCGGCGCCTGGGGCCTGGGCTGGGAGGTCTGGCTCGACGGCATGGAGATCACCCAGTTCACCTACTTTCAGCAGATGGGCGGCGTGACCCTGTCGCCGACCTCGGTGGAGATCACCTACGGGCTCGAGCGCATCGTCATGGCCCTTCAGGGGGTCAACCACTTCAAGGACATCCAGTACGCGCCGGGCATCACCTACGGCGAGGCGTTCGGTCAGGTCGAGTACGAGATGAGCCGCTACTACCTGGACGACGCCGACATCGACACCGCGCGCCGCCTGTACGACCTGCACGAGGCCGAGGCGACGCTGATGATCGAGCGCCGGCTGCCGGTGCCGGCCTACTACAACCTGCTCAAGTGCTCACACACCTTCAACGTGCTGGACGCCCGCGGTGTGGTCTCGACCGCCGAACGCGCCCGGGCCTTCTCGACCATGCGCCGGCTCTCCCGCGACGTCGCCTCGCTGTGGGTGGAACGCCGCGAGGAGAACGGTTTTCCGCTGGGCACGGTGCAGACCCCGGTCGCCGCCGAGCCGCTTCCCCTCCCCGCCCCGGCCACCGCGCCGTCCACGCTCCTGTTCGAGATCGGCCTGGAGGAACTACCCGCCGGTGAGGTCGAACGGGCCCAGGACTGGCTCGGCACGACCGTGCGCGAGCGCCTGAGCGCGACCCGGCTCACCTTCGGCGCGGTGCGCGCCCTCGCGACCCCGCGGCGCCTGGTCGTCCTGGTCGACGACGTCGCGGTGCGCGAGAGCGACGCGACCGAGACCGTCCGGGGCCCCCGGGCCACCGCGGCCTTCGACGCCGCCGGAGCCCTGACCCGGGCCGCGACCGGCTTCGCCGGCAAGCACGGGGTCGACCCGGCCACGCTGGAGCGCGTTCAGGTCGACGGCGTCGAGTACGTCAGCGTCGTGCGGCAGCTGCCCGGGCGCGCCGCCGCGCAGGTGCTGTCCTCGTTGCTGGCCGACGTCGTGCGCGACCTGCACGCCGAGCGGAACATGCGCTGGTCCGACCCCGACCTGGCCTACGTGCGCCCGATCCGCTGGCTCCTGGCCCTGCTGGGCGAGGCGCCCCTCCCGGTCACCGCCGGAGCCCTGACCTCGGGCACGAGCACCCGGGTGCTGCGCCTGGCGTCCACCCCGACCGTCGAGGTGACCAGCGCGCACGGGTACGAGGACTTCCTGCGCGGGCACGACATCATGCTCGACCGCTCGCAGCGTCGCCGCGTGATCCTGGAGGCCGCCCACCGCCTCGCCGCCGCGGCCGGTGGACGGGTGGACGAGGACGTCGACGGCGGTGTCGTCGACGAGATCGTCGACCTGGTCGAGTGGCCGGTTCCGGTCCGGGGCAGCTTCGACGAGCGCTACCTGGAACTGCCGCCGGAAATCCTGATCGCGGTGATGCGCAAGCACCAGCGTTACCTGCCGATCCGGCAGCAGGACGGCGCGGGTCTGCTGGCCGGCTTCGTCACGTTCGCCAACGGCTCCTGCGACCTGGACGTGGTCGCGAACGGTAACGCGGCCGTGGTGCGCGCCCGCTTCGAGGACGCCTCGTTCTTCTGGGCCGCCGACCGCCGTCGCAGCCTGGCCGACCTGCACGCCGGGCTGGAGAAGCTGACGTTCGAGACCAGCCTGGGCTCCATGGCCCAGCGCTCGGCCCGGATCGCCCGCATCGCCTCGGCCGTGGCCACCCGCACCGGGCTGAGCGCCACCGACAGCGCCACCGTCGAGCGGGCCGGAGCCCTGGCCAAGTTCGACCTGGCCTCGCAGATGGTCGTCGAGATGACGTCGCTGGCCGGCACGATGGCCCGCTACTACGCGCTGGCCGCCGGTGAGTCCGAGGCCGTCGCCACCGCCCTGAGCGACATGGAACGTCCGCGTTCCTCCGAGGACAGCCCCGCCTCCACCCTGCCGGGTGCGGTGCTGGCACTCGCCGACCGCGCCGACCTGCTGGCCGGTCTCTTCGCGATCGGCGCTTCCCCCTCGGGCAGCAAAGACCCGTTCGGTCTGCGCCGCGCGGCGCTGGGCCTCGTGGCCACGCTGCACGCCCACCCGGAACTGGCCGGGCTGAGCGTGCCGGACCTGCTGGAGACGGCCGCGCAGGCCCTGCGGGCGCAGGGCCTGGAGGTTCCGGGCAAGGCCCTGGAGCAGGCCGCCACGTTCGTGGTCCGCCGTCAGGAACGCGCGTACGTCGAGGCCGGTCACGATGTCGACCTGGTGACCGCCGTCCTGCCGCTGGCCGCCACCCCGGCCGCCACCTCCGCGGTGCTGGCCGAGGTCGAGAAGCTCGTCGCCGCAGGCCTGATCGGTGGGTTCGTCGAAGGGGTGCAGCGGGCGCGGCGCCTGATCGGCAACGCCGACCGGCCCGCCGCCGGCAGCCCGCTGGACGTCTCGGCCGACCCCAGCTCCCAGTCCCTGGCCGAGGTCTACGGCCAGGCCCGCACGGCCGGGTACGCGCCGGGCGCCTCGCTGACCCAGCTCGTCGAGGCCTGCGCCCCGCTGGTCACCGCGCTGCATGCCTTCCTCGAAGACGTGCAGGTGATGGCCCCCGATCCGGCCGTCCGTCAGGCCCGCATCGCCATCCTGTCGGCCATCAGTGACGTCGCCGAGACCACCGGCCTGGACTGGGAGGCACTCTCCCGGGCCGTCAAGATCGACGCCCAGAGCACGACCCGCTGAGGCATCCGGTGGTTCCCGCTCACCCGGGTTGGCGGGAACCACCGGAAGGTCAGGGCGTGCGCAGGTTCTCGGGCCCCGAGCTGCTGCGGATCGTAGGGCGTACCGCCAGGGCCGCGACCAAGGCGCCGACGGTCGCGGACAGAGCTGCGGCCGCCATCGCGGCGGGTAGCGCGACCGCGAGTTTGGGCCCGACCCCCTCGTCCTCCGAGCCGACGACCAAGACCCCGAAGACGAGCCAGCCCAGCACCGCCCCGAGCACGGTCGCCGGCACCGCGGCCAGCAGCATCTGCCGGCGCACGATCTTCGAGACGAAGGCCGGCGAGGCCGCGAGCGCCACCAGGATCGCGGTGGCGCGGGCGTTGTCGAGAACCTGCTCGGTGGCCCCCACCACCAGGGAGAACGTCGCCACCACGGCTGCAACGGCGACCGCCACCGCGGCACCGGCCATACCGACCAGGTAGAACTTCTGGTCGTGGGCGTCCGGCCCGGTGACGTCCACCACCAGGGTCGCGATGATGCCGTACGAGATACCCACGGCCAGCATCACGCCGACGACCCGACCGGGCGTGCGCACATCGGCCATCAGGCGACGTCCGGCCATGGACGTAACCAGCCCGCGACGACGCGCGGCCAACCATCCGGTGAACAGGATCACCCACGGGCCGGAGCTGATCGCCAGGGCCACGGTGGCGGCCGCTGCACCACCGACGCCCAGTTGGTGCATGAACGAGGACCTCCACAGGAAGATCGCGATGAGGCCGGCTGAGACCACCGGTGCGACAGCATGGGCTGAGGTCAGAGGACGCTGCTGCCGGCGGGTCAGGCCCAGAGGTGACACCGCGGCCGGGCGGGCGGCCTGAGCGGCCACCAGGCCGCCGAGGGGAAACGCCGCCGCTACCATGACCAGCCAGCCGACCAGGATCGGCCATTCGGGCTGGGGAAGCATTTTCGACCCGATCGGCAGAGCCGGGCCGAGAACCAGCCAGAGCAGCAGGTAGAGCGGTCCCGCCGCGAGTGCTCCGATGACGGCCGCCCGCGTCCCCTCCAGGAAGGCCAGCCGGCGCAGGTCGCGGCGGGTGGCCCCGGCCAGACTCAGCGCGGCGAGCCGTCGTTCGCGGGCGGCCGTACCGGTGCGCAGCGCCTGGAGGGCCAGGAGCACGAAGGGCACGACCAGCAGGACCGCCCCGATGGCCGTGCCTCCGCGGAGCCCACTTTCGACCACGTAGGGAGCCAGACCTCCATCCGGGGGCCCGTTCACACCCAGGTCCGTGTAGCACCCGGAGTCGTCGCAGGTGTACGACGAGGCGGTACCGACCCGGAGGGTGAGGATCGCCAGCGCGCCGAGCAGGAGGGCACCGCTGCCGGCCACCCCGAATGCCATCCGCCGGGCCCGCTGCCGGTCGGCGGCGGAGCGGGGACGGGACAGCTGCCAGAAGATCGAACTCGCACCGGTACTCATACCAGCACCGCCTCGGAGGCGATCTCACCGTCGAAGAGCCGGATCTCACGATCGGCCCGGGCCGCGACGGAATTGTCGTGGGTGACGACGATCAGGGCGGCACCACTGCGCCGGGCCTCGCCGATCATCAGGTCGAGCAGTTCCCGGCCACCGATCGAGTCCAGGCTGCCGGTCGGCTCGTCGGCGAGCATCAGCTGCGGGCTGGTGATCAGCGAGCGCGCGACCGCCACCCGCTGCGCCTGGCCGCCGGACATCTCAGCCGGCTCGACCTCGGCCAGCTCCTGCGCGCCGCACCGCTCCAGCCAGCCGAGCGCGAGCCGGCGGGCTTCCTTGGGGCCGTGCCCGTCCAGCAGCAAGGGCAGAGCGACATTGTCGAGACCGGTGAGCTCGGGCACGAGCTGACCGAACTGCAGCACCAGGGAGAGTTTGCTGCGGCGCAGCCGGGCCCGCTCGTCGTCACCGGCCCCGGTCAGCGACTGGCCGAAGAGCCGCACCTCGCCACTCTGCGGCCGGATCAGCCCGGCCGCGACGTGCAGCACGGTCGACTTGCCGCAGCCGCTGGGCCCGGTGACGGCCAGGATCTCGCCCGGCTGCACGGTGAGACTGACGCCCCGGACGGCGACCGTGCGGTGGTAGGCGTGCTGGATGTTCTCCAGCACGAGAACCGGCTCGGCGGTGTCAGATACACCGATCTGACTCATGATCGTGCTCCTTCGGCGGACGGGGTCGGTTCGGTGTTCTCAGGGTCTTCACCCTCGGCGGGCTCGTCAGATTCGGCGGGCTCGTCGGATTCGTCCGTCGCGGGGTACTCCAGAACCGCGCCGGGCAGTATGCCCACCGCCGGTGCGGGCAGTCGCCGGATGCGCTCGCCGGTCAGCTCGAGCCAGCGCAGATCGGCGTCCAGATGCAGACGCTGGAGATCACGGACACCGGTGCGGCCCAGGGCGGTCACGGAACGGTCGGTCTCACCCGAAGAGAGTTCCAGTGCCCGCATCGCCCGCAGGTGCGTCGCCCGCTGCCGGGACAACAGAGCGCCCGGGTCGGCGTGCAGACGGTAGGCCGCGAGGGTCTTGCGGATCAGCTCGTCGGCCGGTACACCGCCGGGCACCCCCGGATCGATCGGCTCGGCCAGCCAGTCCCGGGCCCGGGCCCCACCGGCGTCGGTGAGTTCGTAGACGGTCCGTTCGGGGCCGTCCCCCGCCTCGGTCTGGGCGATCTGGATCAGGTCGTCACGTTGCAGGCGGGCCAGCGTGGAGTAGACCTGCCCGAACGCGAGCGGCCGCAGACCGGCGAACCACTCGTCGTGCGTGCGTTTCAGGTCGTACCCGTGCCGGGGGCCCGGGAGAAGGAGCGCCAGGAGCGCATCGCCGATGGCCATGATCATGACTATACACTCGGTTCATACACCGGGTGTATAGATCACTGCATCCCTTCGCTGACGGGCCTGACCGAGTCCTACACGAACACCGCCGAGATCAGCATCAGCACCGGAACGCACACCACCGTGGTCAGCAGCGCCACATCCCGCGCGATGGGCTCACCCCGGCCGTACCAGATGGCATACGTCTGCACGTTCTGCGCGGTCGGCAGGGCGGCCATTGCCACCACGGCGAACAACGCCGCCCCGTCCAGGCCCAGCAGGGGCCCGGCCACGACGAAGGCGACCGACGGCATCACCATCGTCTTGACCACGGTCGCGGTGAGCACGGGCGGCAGATCGGCACCGGCCAGGGGACGCCTCCCCCACAGCGATATGCCGAACGCCATCAGCATGAGCGGCACCGCCGCCCCGCCGAGAATCTCCAGCGGCCCGCTGACCACGTCCGGCAGCGTGATGCCGGCGAGAGCCACCAGCACACCGGCGAGCGTGGCCACGACAAAGGGATTTCGCACCGGGACGGTGAGGGTTCCGAGAACATCGAGGCGCCCCCGCGTCCCCAGTTCCAGGGCCGCCGTGACCGCGGGAGCCAGCACCACCAGCTGCAACATGATCAGTGGCGTGGCCGCGGCCACGTTGCCCACCACGTACGTGGCGACCGGCAGCCCGATGTTCGCGGCGTTGGCGTAGGAGGACGCGGTGACACCGATCGTGGTCTCCGCCAGCGGGCGGCGGAAGAACAGCCGGGAGAGCAGTACGAAGATCGCACCGCTGATGATCGCCGAGATCAGGGCCACCAGCGCGGCGGACGAGGCCAGCACCGAGGGATCGCCGTGGGCCATCGTCATGAACAGCAGCGCCGGATTGGCCACGGCGTAGGCGGTCTTGCTCAGGTACCGCGCGCCCTCGGCCGGGACCACCCCGGTCGCGGCCAGGACCACCCCCGCCAGGATCACGATCAGGATGATGGCGAAACCGGTGACCACGCCTGCCAAGATTCAGAAGCCCTTCGGGTGCTGGGGCGCCTCCCCTGAAAGACTCCGGGCCTGTGATGTCCGACGAGGGCAGGCTCCAGTGACGTGTTCATGCTGGCACACACGGGTTCCCGGGTTCCCGACGGGTAGGTGATGATGGTCGATGCTGCGGACGACGTCCTCGCCGCCACCGCGGTACCCCTCGACTCAGGATCGGCGCGGGCTGAAGATCAGGTGTTTGCGGCCACGGTACGCGACGCGCTCCACGCCGATGCCGTAGACCTGCTCGATCAGCTCGCTCTCGATGACCTCGTCCGCCGGGCCCGCACCGACCAGGCGGCCGTGCTCCAGCAGGACCAGATCGTCGCAGTAGCGAGCGGCCAGGTTGAGATCGTGCAGCACGACCACGACGCTGGTCTCCAGTTCCGCGACCAGCGAGAGGATCTCGTGCTGGTAGCGGATGTCGAGGTGGTTGGTCGGCTCGTCCAGCAGCAGGTGCGACGCCTGCTGGGTGAGGGCGCGGGCGATCAGGACGCGCTGCTTCTCGCCACCGGAGAGCCCGGCGAAACTGCGGGATGCCAGGTGCAGGGCTCCCACCCGGTGCAGGGCGGTCCAGGCGATCTCCTCGTCGCTCTTGCTCGTGCGGGAGAAGTCGCCCAGGTGCGGACCGCGCCCGAGCAGCACCATCTCGGCGACCGTCATGGTGGTCTCACCACCGCTCTCCTGCACCACCACGGCCAGGTGCTGGGCGGTTTCGCGGGTGGTGAGCCGCTCCAGCGCACGCCCGTCGACGCTGATCCGGCCGGCCGAGGGCTTGAGCGATCCGTATAGCAGACGCAGCAGGGTGGTCTTGCCGCTACCGTTCGGGCCGATCAGGCCCAGCACCCTTGCGGTGCGGGCGGTGATCGAGACGTCGTCGACCACGCGCTGGGTACCGTAGGCGAACTGCAGCCCGTGGGCCTCGATCACTGCCGGCCGAACCGTTCCTCGATGCGCTCCAGACCGGTGATCGCCAGAGGGCTGGGCGGTTCGGTGAAGTTGAACAGCTGCGGCATCAGGTCGCCGTTCTTCACCGCAGTCAGCTTCTCGGATCCCGGCAGGTCGGTGACGGCTCGGGTCACGTCGTCTGGATCACCGTCGGAGTAGAGCAGAACCAGGACGTCGGGGTTCAGACCGATGAGCTTCTCCAGCGTCACCTCGAACACACGCTCGTCCACGTCACCGAAGACATTGGTGAAACCGGCCGCCTCCAGCTGCGGCTGGGCCATGCTGCGAGATCCGTAGGCATAGGTGACCCCACCGCCCACGGTGGGGTAGAGCACTGCGGCGGTGCGGTTCTCGCCCTTCTCCACCGCGGCCAGGCGCTTTTTCAGGTCGGCGACGGCCGCCGTGGCCTCGGCCTGGCGGTTGAAGACCTTGCCGTAGAAGTGCATCTGGTCGTAGACATCGTCGAAACCGGGATCTTCCAGGCCGTCACCGCACAGGCCGGGCTCTTCCAGCAGGGGGATGCCGACGGAGGTGAGCGTGTCACGGGTGAGGTTCTGCGCCTCGCCGAGCACCAGGTCGGGTTCCTGACTGATCACGACCTCCTGGGAGATCTGCAGATGGCCGCTGGTATCGGTCTTGTCGGTCAGGAGCGGAATCTCGTCCAGGGCCTTCTGCGTGGCCTCGTCGTAGTAGTCAGCGGGGTAGGCACCGGCCCGGGCCGTCACGTCACTGAGCACCCCGAGCGCGGAAAGATAGGGAACCGAAGCACTCTTCAGTAGCAGCACACGTTCCGGAGCGGCGGTGAAGGTCACCTCGTCACCACAGTTCCCGACGGTCAGGGGGTAGTTTCCGCTCGCGTCGGCGGCTCGGGTG is drawn from Kineosporia sp. NBRC 101731 and contains these coding sequences:
- a CDS encoding ABC transporter ATP-binding protein → MIEAHGLQFAYGTQRVVDDVSITARTARVLGLIGPNGSGKTTLLRLLYGSLKPSAGRISVDGRALERLTTRETAQHLAVVVQESGGETTMTVAEMVLLGRGPHLGDFSRTSKSDEEIAWTALHRVGALHLASRSFAGLSGGEKQRVLIARALTQQASHLLLDEPTNHLDIRYQHEILSLVAELETSVVVVLHDLNLAARYCDDLVLLEHGRLVGAGPADEVIESELIEQVYGIGVERVAYRGRKHLIFSPRRS
- a CDS encoding ABC transporter substrate-binding protein, coding for MSARTRVHQFALTATTLILLVGCGASSTTSSTRAADASGNYPLTVGNCGDEVTFTAAPERVLLLKSASVPYLSALGVLSDVTARAGAYPADYYDEATQKALDEIPLLTDKTDTSGHLQISQEVVISQEPDLVLGEAQNLTRDTLTSVGIPLLEEPGLCGDGLEDPGFDDVYDQMHFYGKVFNRQAEATAAVADLKKRLAAVEKGENRTAAVLYPTVGGGVTYAYGSRSMAQPQLEAAGFTNVFGDVDERVFEVTLEKLIGLNPDVLVLLYSDGDPDDVTRAVTDLPGSEKLTAVKNGDLMPQLFNFTEPPSPLAITGLERIEERFGRQ